A genome region from Erigeron canadensis isolate Cc75 chromosome 3, C_canadensis_v1, whole genome shotgun sequence includes the following:
- the LOC122591609 gene encoding uncharacterized protein LOC122591609, whose amino-acid sequence MPKTVDEVILDETPDLSGTRDGVDGKEITDDGNKTKLATPDAPSYAKVVQNEEITSKVNFCYINSESSIENIDVIIPLDSVKKINDRYAYTLYGYFLGKRLAFPVVESFVKNAWAKYGLKRIMMNSHGFFFFKFSNQKGMEVLIEEGPCMIRNIPIILKPWTPMVNLKKEDTKTIPVWGRSSFARAMVEIKAENEWKEHLNVAIPSLEGNGYSKAKVEIEYERKPPCCSTCCCFGHSLSECPKRIVMENTSDQAMNDELENVVCQTTSAHAASSSAPKKTSNMGSISSTMPNQTGFQTSNPYSVLNTEVEESREMKKDDNIGTCDGNQPPNKGGGGLGTDSDDDEWISNVSLCTKVSRIILGSDPNIVDVMLISQTDQVIHTKVILKNVKKTVMCSFVYAHNRYTHRRALWNSLKVHKAFMHDQPWCILGDFNAALKLEDSSMGNSRMDIAMREFKECVDNIDVSDVNKIGMHFTWNQKPSGDQGLLKKIDRIMANTEFVDAFTGAVAVIQPCRISDHAPVVLQIPLKPKFTIKPFKFSNILVHNDNFKQVVSAGNLHAKVKSLRNELDEVERAIDADPFNPLLREEHAAYVKAYNDSLLDEEQFLKQKAKVEWLRVGDSNSAFFHNTVKSRVARSRIDVIVDSDGRLMNGDSVPHAFIAHFNQLLGQADPVINLNTITLFSNRLSPEKANAMIVDVTDEEVKDAIFFMGDDKSPGSDGYSACFFKASWDIGSRDVTSAV is encoded by the exons atgcctaaaacaGTGGATGAGGTGATTCTTGATGAAACTCCAGATTTGTCAGGTACGAGGGATGGGGTTGATGGGAAAGAAATTACTGATGATGGTAATAAAACTAAGTTAGCGACACCTGATGCACCTTCATATGCAAAGGTTGTCCAAAATGAGGAAATTACGTCAAAGGTTAATTTTTGTTACATTAATTCTGAGAGTTCCATAGAAAATATTGATGTGATTATACCATTAGATTCTGTTAAGAAAATTAATGATAGATATGCTTATACACTATATGGTTATTTCTTGGGGAAGAGATTGGCATTTCCTGTGGTTGAAAGCTTTGTAAAGAATGCATGGGCGAAATATGGACTTAAACGCATCATGATGAATTCTCatggatttttcttttttaaatttagtaaTCAGAAAGGGATGGAGGTGCTCATTGAAGAAGGTCCTTGTATGATTCGAAACATTCCTATAATCCTTAAACCTTGGACACCCATGGTGAATTTAAAGAAAGAGGATACTAAAACGATCCCTGTTTGG GGAAGGAGCAGTTTTGCTCGTGCAATGGTTGAAATTAAAGCTGAAAATGAATGGAAAGAGCATCTTAATGTTGCTATTCCATCACTTGAGGGAAATGGTTACTCAAAAGCTAAGGTTGAGATAGAATATGAACGGAAACCACCGTGTTGTTCTACTTGTTGTTGCTTTGGGCATTCTTTATCTGAATGCCCTAAACGCATTGTGATGGAGAATACTAGTGACCAGGCAATGAATGACGAACTTGAAAATGTTGTGTGc CAAACTACTTCAGCACATGCTGCTTCTTCTAGTGCACCGAAAAAAACAAGTAATATGGGTTCAATTTCTTCTACTATGCCAAACCAAACTGGATTTCAAACTAGTAACCCTTATTCGGTCTTGAATACTGAAGTTGAAGAATCTAGGGAGATGAAGAAGGATGATAATATAGGTACTTGTGATGGTAACCAGCCACCAAataaaggggggggggggcttgggactgatagtgatgatgatgag TGGATATCGAATGTTTCACTTTGTACTAAAGTTTCTAGGATCATTTTGGGTTCGGATCCAAATATTGTTGATGTTATGCTTATTTCTCAAACAGACCAAGTGATACATacaaaggtgatattgaaaaatgtgaagaaaactGTTATGTGTTCCTTTGTTTATGCTCATAATCGGTATACTCATCGAAGGGCTCTATGGAACAGTTTGAAAGTACATAAAGCGTTTATGCATGATCAGCCTTGGTGTATATTAGGCGATTTTAATGCAGCTCTCAAGTTAGAAGATAGTTCAATGGGAAATTCACGAATGGATATTGCTATGAGAGAGTTTAAAGAATGTGTGGATAACATAGACGTTTCAGATGTTAATAAGATTGGGATGCATTTCACTTGGAATCAAAAACCAAGTGGTGACCAAGGATTACTGAAGAAGATTGACCGTATTATGGCTAATACTGAATTTGTTGATGCATTTACGGGGGCTGTTGCGGTGATTCAACCTTGTAGGATCTCAGACCATGCGCCTGTTGTTTTGCAAATTCCTTTGAAGCCAAAGTTCACCATAAAACCTTTTAAATTCTCCAATATTCTTGTTCATAATGATAATTTCAAACAGGTGGTGTCTGCG GGTAATTTGCATGCTAAAGTTAAATCTCTTCGAAATGAATTGGATGAAGTTGAACGAGCTATTGATGCTGATCCTTTTAATCCTTTGCTAAGAGAAGAACATGCTGCATATGTAAAAGCTTACAATGATTCTCTTCTTGATGAAGAACAGTTTCTTAAACAGAAAGCAAAGGTGGAATGGTTACGGGTTGGGGACTCTAACTCTGCTTTTTTCCATAATACGGTAAAAAGTAGGGTTGCTAGAAGCCGAATAGATGTGATTGTTGATTCAGATGGAAGGTTGATGAATGGTGATAGTGTCCCTCATGCTTTTATTGCGCATTTCAACCAGCTCCTTGGCCAAGCTGATCCTGTCATTAATCTGAATACTATCACTCTCTTTTCTAATCGGTTATCACCAGAAAAAGCTAATGCTATGATTGTTGATGTTACTGATGAGGAAGTAAAAGATGCCATTTTCTTCATGGGTGATGATAAATCACCAGGTTCTGACGGTTATTCTGCATGTTTCTTCAAAGCATCTTGGGATATTGGTAGTAGAGATGTCACTTCTGCTGTGTAG